A DNA window from Macadamia integrifolia cultivar HAES 741 chromosome 4, SCU_Mint_v3, whole genome shotgun sequence contains the following coding sequences:
- the LOC122077003 gene encoding pentatricopeptide repeat-containing protein ELI1, chloroplastic-like, giving the protein MASPPLPSLLKPNQMTSSGKPITRTVRIPADVILTQKKTRQNIQETQQLHAQLIVSGRLNRHPTATKKLIESYALIPHIPYAYSVFKSINSPNIFMYNTMIRYFILGNHPFRSVFLYQGMLSDGLVPDNHTYTFVLKACSKTSSLFEGKQVHCQIIKTGLKPSLTTTHIHSSLIHMYANANDLCSAECVLLEFSEYDRNENTLVMNSMLTGYMRNGWVENARQLFERMSVKDDASWSVMISGFVQNSMNVEALGIFQEMIVSGTPLPNESALVSSLSACAQLGALNQGRWIHAYVKRSRIKLSVRLCTALVDMYAKCGSIDIGYQVFEKMPRRDVVAWGVMISGFAMHVRANECFKLFDEMVSEGLYPNAIIFVSILSACSHAGCVEAGCYYFDRLSREFGIKPSIEHYGCMVDLLGRAGQLAEAEELIVSMPEKPNAIIWGALLGACRTHKDLRRGERVFRQLIELEPRSGDRYKLAGHMFTATGEEEDAMKVRKLIKGKELQTTRGCSYIEIDGIVHEFMAGDINHCEARQIYLMLEELKNRIEKVGFVVSGEGVVDLEEEKEEAH; this is encoded by the coding sequence ATGGCATCTCCTCCACTTCCATCTCTTCTCAAACCGAATCAAATGACCTCCAGTGGAAAACCCATTACCAGAACTGTAAGAATTCCTGCCGATGTCATCTTAACCCAGAAAAAAACCCGCCAAAACATCCAAGAAACCCAACAACTACATGCCCAATTGATTGTTTCTGGCCGTCTCAATCGCCACCCAACCGCCACCAAAAAGCTGATCGAGTCCTATGCTCTGATACCCCATATCCCATATGCCTACTCTGTTTTCAAATCCATTAATTCACCAAATATCTTTATGTACAACACCATGATCAGATACTTTATACTGGGTAACCATCCATTTCGTTCAGTTTTTCTCTATCAAGGAATGTTATCAGATGGCTTAGTCCCTGATAATCATACTTATACGTTTGTTCTCAAGGCCTGTTCTAAGACTAGTTCACTCTTTGAAGGTAAACAAGTGCATTGTCAGATAATCAAGACTGGACTGAAACCGTCACTTACAACTACTCACATTCACAGTTCTCTGATTCACATGTATGCAAATGCAAATGATCTGTGTTCAGCAGAGTGTGTTCTGCTGGAATTCTCTGAGTATGATAGAAACGAGAATACACTTGTTATGAATTCGATGCTAACAGGCTACATGAGAAATGGTTGGGTGGAGAATGCCAGACAGTTGTTTGAGAGAATGTCTGTGAAGGATGATGCTTCTTGGAGTGTGATGATATCTGGGTTTGTTCAAAATAGTATGAATGTGGAGGCATTGGGCATCTTTCAGGAGATGATTGTATCCGGTACACCACTACCGAATGAATCGGCACTGGTTAGCTCGCTATCTGCCTGCGCGCAGTTGGGGGCATTGAACCAAGGGAGATGGATACACGCGTATGTCAAACGGTCTAGAATTAAGCTTAGTGTCAGGTTGTGTACTGCTCTGGTTGACATGTATGCCAAGTGTGGCAGCATTGATATTGGATACCAAGTCTTCGAGAAGATGCCCAGAAGAGATGTTGTCGCATGGGGAGTCATGATTTCAGGTTTTGCCATGCATGTGAGAGCTAACGAATGTTTCAAGCTTTTTGACGAGATGGTTTCTGAAGGTTTATATCCTAATGCAATCATCTTTGTTTCCATATTGTCAGCTTGCTCCCATGCTGGATGTGTGGAAGCAGGGTGCTACTATTTTGATAGACTGTCACGTGAATTTGGGATCAAACCTTCGATTGAGCATTACGGATGCATGGTAGATCTGCTAGGGCGAGCTGGGCAGTTGGCAGAAGCTGAAGAATTGATTGTATCGATGCCGGAGAAGCCGAATGCAATTATATGGGGTGCATTGCTGGGTGCTTGCAGAACCCATAAGGACTTGAGGAGAGGGGAACGTGTGTTCAGGCAATTGATTGAGCTGGAACCAAGGTCTGGTGACCGGTATAAGCTGGCTGGACACATGTTCACTGCCACTGGAGAGGAGGAGGATGCAATGAAGGTCAGGAAGTTGATCAAGGGGAAAGAACTGCAAACCACACGAGGGTGTAGTTACATTGAAATAGATGGGATAGTGCATGAGTTTATGGCGGGTGACATCAATCACTGTGAGGCTAGACAGATATATTTGATGTTGGAGGAGTTGAAAAACAGAATTGAGAAGGTTGGTTTTGTTGTAAGTGGGGAGGGAGTGGTGGATttggaggaggagaaagaggaggcACATTGA
- the LOC122077004 gene encoding protein CHLOROPLAST IMPORT APPARATUS 2-like isoform X1 — protein sequence MYSCTSGGGLTYGFDIDIVKSPSTSSRTSHSSSPSSTLSESSNTSHRISTRKPRTPRKRPNQSYNEAAALLSTIYPNIFSTQNLRKPCRHTKQYDFFSDEFPELLPLSPGIDNAGFLLDQQVPNKPTIQTKPKPAYSSEKPCQSPQEIDSLPDSAGTGDNYEEEFDAESILDEEMEEGIDSIMGNLSVNNDSYDDSVTYSYSGQFNTYSGNQIGLGFGGKFGFGYSIGGGVRALRHVDDGDWWRFPIVDVLQISPKLNKVSSQKKKKKKKAEHKEEVKNSGSFKDTNSISNSGLSLKLNYEEVLNAWSDQGSPFSDEIPVTFSPGSDTLARLRQIDLFPENGGVREASVMRYREKRRTRLFSKKIRYQVRKVNADQRPRMKGRFARRRPNLSSSGQR from the exons ATGTATTCCTGTACAAGTGGAGGAGGCCTGACTTATGGATTTGATATTGATATAGTGAAATCTCCATCCACTTCATCAAGAACATCACATTCCTCTTCCCCTTCCTCAACTCTCTCTGAATCAAGCAACACGTCACACAGAATCTCCACCCGAAAACCTCGAACACCGCGAAAGCGGCCTAACCAAAGCTATAATGAAGCTGCAGCCCTGCTCTCCACAATATATCCCAACATTTTCTCCACCCAAAACCTTAGAAAACCCTGCAGACACACCAAACAGTATGATTTCTTCTCAGATGAATTCCCTGAATTGCTTCCACTCTCTCCGGGCATCGACAATGCCGGATTCCTACTCGACCAACAAGTCCCCAATAAACCCACCATCCAAACAAAGCCGAAACCTGCATATTCGAGCGAAAAGCCATGTCAAAGCCCTCAGGAAATCGATTCCCTACCGGATTCTGCGGGAACAGGAGACAAttatgaggaggaatttgatgCCGAATCGATACTGGATGAGGAGATGGAAGAGGGTATAGACAGTATCATGGGCAATCTCAGTGTCAACAATGATTCATATGATGACTCCGTTACTTATTCTTACAGTGGCCAATTCAATACTTACTCTGGCAATCAAATAGGATTGGGATTCGGTGGGAAATTCGGATTCGGTTACTCGATTGGTGGTGGAGTTAGAGCATTGAGGCATGTAGATGATGGAGATTGGTGGAGGTTTCCTATAGTTGATGTTCTTCAAATCTCACCCAAATTGAACAAAGTCTCAtcacagaagaaaaagaagaagaagaaagcagaaCACAAGGAAGAAGTGAAGAATTCGGGTTCGTTTAAAGACACTAACTCGATTTCAAATTCGGGTTTATCCCTTAAATTGAATTACGAGGAGGTTCTAAACGCTTGGTCTGATCAAGGGTCACCTTTCTCCGACGAAATTCCGGTGACATTCTCGCCGGGTTCTGATACTCTT GCGAGGCTAAGGCAGATTGATTTGTTTCCGGAGAATGGAGGGGTGAGGGAAGCAAGTGTGATGCGGTACAGGGAGAAAAGGAGGACACGTCTTTTCTCTAAAAAGATCAGATATCAGGTTCGGAAAGTCAACGCAGATCAACGGCCCAGAATGAAG GGGCGATTTGCTAGAAGAAGGCCAAATCTCTCATCAAGTGGTCAACGATAA
- the LOC122077004 gene encoding protein CHLOROPLAST IMPORT APPARATUS 2-like isoform X2 has translation MYSCTSGGGLTYGFDIDIVKSPSTSSRTSHSSSPSSTLSESSNTSHRISTRKPRTPRKRPNQSYNEAAALLSTIYPNIFSTQNLRKPCRHTKQYDFFSDEFPELLPLSPGIDNAGFLLDQQVPNKPTIQTKPKPAYSSEKPCQSPQEIDSLPDSAGTGDNYEEEFDAESILDEEMEEGIDSIMGNLSVNNDSYDDSVTYSYSGQFNTYSGNQIGLGFGGKFGFGYSIGGGVRALRHVDDGDWWRFPIVDVLQISPKLNKVSSQKKKKKKKAEHKEEVKNSGSFKDTNSISNSGLSLKLNYEEVLNAWSDQGSPFSDEIPVTFSPGSDTLARLRQIDLFPENGGVREASVMRYREKRRTRLFSKKIRYQVRKVNADQRPRMKARAIC, from the exons ATGTATTCCTGTACAAGTGGAGGAGGCCTGACTTATGGATTTGATATTGATATAGTGAAATCTCCATCCACTTCATCAAGAACATCACATTCCTCTTCCCCTTCCTCAACTCTCTCTGAATCAAGCAACACGTCACACAGAATCTCCACCCGAAAACCTCGAACACCGCGAAAGCGGCCTAACCAAAGCTATAATGAAGCTGCAGCCCTGCTCTCCACAATATATCCCAACATTTTCTCCACCCAAAACCTTAGAAAACCCTGCAGACACACCAAACAGTATGATTTCTTCTCAGATGAATTCCCTGAATTGCTTCCACTCTCTCCGGGCATCGACAATGCCGGATTCCTACTCGACCAACAAGTCCCCAATAAACCCACCATCCAAACAAAGCCGAAACCTGCATATTCGAGCGAAAAGCCATGTCAAAGCCCTCAGGAAATCGATTCCCTACCGGATTCTGCGGGAACAGGAGACAAttatgaggaggaatttgatgCCGAATCGATACTGGATGAGGAGATGGAAGAGGGTATAGACAGTATCATGGGCAATCTCAGTGTCAACAATGATTCATATGATGACTCCGTTACTTATTCTTACAGTGGCCAATTCAATACTTACTCTGGCAATCAAATAGGATTGGGATTCGGTGGGAAATTCGGATTCGGTTACTCGATTGGTGGTGGAGTTAGAGCATTGAGGCATGTAGATGATGGAGATTGGTGGAGGTTTCCTATAGTTGATGTTCTTCAAATCTCACCCAAATTGAACAAAGTCTCAtcacagaagaaaaagaagaagaagaaagcagaaCACAAGGAAGAAGTGAAGAATTCGGGTTCGTTTAAAGACACTAACTCGATTTCAAATTCGGGTTTATCCCTTAAATTGAATTACGAGGAGGTTCTAAACGCTTGGTCTGATCAAGGGTCACCTTTCTCCGACGAAATTCCGGTGACATTCTCGCCGGGTTCTGATACTCTT GCGAGGCTAAGGCAGATTGATTTGTTTCCGGAGAATGGAGGGGTGAGGGAAGCAAGTGTGATGCGGTACAGGGAGAAAAGGAGGACACGTCTTTTCTCTAAAAAGATCAGATATCAGGTTCGGAAAGTCAACGCAGATCAACGGCCCAGAATGAAGGCAA GGGCGATTTGCTAG